In the Arachis ipaensis cultivar K30076 chromosome B10, Araip1.1, whole genome shotgun sequence genome, one interval contains:
- the LOC107620474 gene encoding ATP-dependent RNA helicase glh-2-like, with protein sequence MEIRVFSELVNKSRVAEDCVRKAAAEKGSLRVPFQRPSGRNFAPRGRNFKRGGFVPQQTQGQGNYRRSNTNASQGKRFGKQQQQDLNCQKCGRYHPGVPCRFGLGVCYSCGQPGHMATNCPEKKKYETGRVQQPGRVYTTSIN encoded by the coding sequence ATGGAGATCAGGGTGTTTtctgaattggtgaataagagtagggtggctgaggACTGTGTGAGGAAGGCGGCAGCAGAGAAAGGGAGTTTGAGGGTGCCTTTTCAGAGGCCTTCAGGGAGGAACTTTGCTCCGAGAGGTAGAAATTTCAAGCGTGGAGGCTTTGTTCCGCAGCAGACTCAGGGTCAAGGTAATTACAGAAGGTCGAATACCAATGCTAGTCAAGGAAAAAGGTTTGGAAAGCAGCAACAGCAAGATCTGAATTGTCAGAAGTGCGGAAGGTATCACCCTGGAGTTCCGTGCAGATTCGGACTTGGAGTATGCTATTCTTGTGGACAGCCCGGGCATATGGCCACCAATTGCCCAGAGAAGAAAAAGTATGAGACTGGTAGAGTGCAACAGCCGGGGAGAGTATACACCACTTCTATCAACTGA